The Synechococcus sp. M16.1 genome includes the window CGCCGGGTGAGTGATCAAGTGGAGGCCTACGTCGCCTGCTGAATTGATTTTTTGTTGATCAGCCTTTGCAGCACCGGATTGACTTGATCCGGTGCTTCGTCGTGGGGGCAGTGGCCTGCGTTGTGAATCACTGAGAGGGATTGAACGCAGTTCAGGGTCTGGGCCCAGCGCTCGGCTTCAGCAATTGGCTCCCAGGGGTCGCGTTCGCCCCAGATCAGATCCACGGGGAGCTTGAGCTCTTCCATCAGTTGTGGTGCCAAGTAATCGTCGAACAGGTTGATGAATCCGCGGAAAGCCTCAGCGGCACCTTCGCGTTGGGTTGGTTGAAACAGCAGGTCCACCAGCTCGTCGTCGATGTTGGCGCCACTGGGATAAGCCTGCTTCAACACGCTGCGGATCACGCCGGGCCGTGCGGCATTGCGGAACAGCGCAGTGCTGAGCCAGCGCTGCCGCACCATCGTTTTCAGCAGCGGCCGGACCCATGCCATCCAGGCCGGTTGTGAGGCCAGTTGTTTGTCGTCCATCAAGCGCTGGGCGCAGTCGATCAGCACCACGCCACGGCAGCGCTCGCCGAGCAGTTGTGCGGCTCGCAGGGCAACGACCCCACCGATCGAGTTGCCCACCAGTCGCACCGGGCGATCGATGACTTGGCGGCAGAAGTCAGTCACCTGCTGCCCCCACAGATCAAAGCCGTAATGAACGGCATCCGCTGAAACGGATTCATCCTTCAAGCGAGCCCGAGGCTGATCGCTGCGCCCGAAACCGAGCAGATCGATGGCGTAGGTGGGCATCAGTTCGGCCAGTACCGGTTGGTTGAAGCGCCAGTGGTTGGTGTTGGCCCCGAAACCATGAATCAGCAACACGGCCTCTTCGGCATGGGGGTCGCCCATCAGGCTCCAGCCAATGGATCGCTCGTTCCAGCTCCAGAGGTTGTGGCTTGGGATCACGCCTTGGCTTGCTGCGCCCGTGCATCCTGGCGAGAGGAGCACTTGGATGACGGTCGTTGCTCGGGCCCTGTTCTGACGCCAATCGCGAACCCATGGATGCGTTGACCGAGGCCGAAGCTGCTGTTCTATCGACAGCCTTGCTGGCCTGGTGGGAGCGGCATGGCCGCGGCGGCATCCCCTGGAAGCAGTTGCCTGGCGGCGCGCGTCCAGCGCCGGACCAGGATCTCGATCCCTACGGCATCTGGATCGCCGAGGTGATGCTGCAGCAGACCCAGCT containing:
- a CDS encoding alpha/beta fold hydrolase — encoded protein: MGDPHAEEAVLLIHGFGANTNHWRFNQPVLAELMPTYAIDLLGFGRSDQPRARLKDESVSADAVHYGFDLWGQQVTDFCRQVIDRPVRLVGNSIGGVVALRAAQLLGERCRGVVLIDCAQRLMDDKQLASQPAWMAWVRPLLKTMVRQRWLSTALFRNAARPGVIRSVLKQAYPSGANIDDELVDLLFQPTQREGAAEAFRGFINLFDDYLAPQLMEELKLPVDLIWGERDPWEPIAEAERWAQTLNCVQSLSVIHNAGHCPHDEAPDQVNPVLQRLINKKSIQQAT